A window of the Tiliqua scincoides isolate rTilSci1 chromosome 5, rTilSci1.hap2, whole genome shotgun sequence genome harbors these coding sequences:
- the LOC136653394 gene encoding vomeronasal type-2 receptor 26-like: MLLLSTLDRFLPNYKCGIQRNLMAVIGGLDTHISLHIATILDIYKIPQIIYGPSPVMTSKTPKLPFYQMVPKESLQYEGILSLLLHFQWTWIGVLVKDEDDGERFVRTVLPEFSENGICFAFIERNPKFTFVSEYVDMMKQGAKIHDRIMDSTANVVVVHGDSFSMIYMKWMPFLSEQEHMAKKRKGKVWILTAQVENISYVYQRDWNMDTFHGTISFMLHSNALPGFKPFVESRNPFSSTGDGFIKDFWQQAFGCDIPNPILGNVEGDVCTGEERLENLPGSLFEMRMTGNSYSLYNAVYAVAHALHAVTSAHFEHRLTVDRGEPELQNQQLWQLHHSLRRVSFNNSAGDKICLDQNGVLIAGFDIMNWIIVSNHSFHTVKVGRIDPQAPPDQVFLINETAITWHSLFHQARPLSVCTESCHPGSSKKVKEGEPFCCYDCTPCPEGKISNKEDMNDCYNCTSKQYPNKNQDFCIPKTVTFLSYEEPLGLSLACSAIFLSFITALVLVTFLKHHNTPIVKANNRSLTYALLVSLFLCFLSALLFIGHPQAVTCLLRQTVFGIIFSVAVSFVLAKTITVVLAFMATKPGSRMRKWVGTRLTNSIVLFCSLVQAGICTVWLATSPPFPDVDMHSAVGEIILECNEGSTVMFYCILGYMGFLAIVSFSMAFLARKLPDSFNEAKFITFSMLVFCCVWLSFFPTYLSAKGKYMAAVEIFSILASSAGLLDCIFFPKCYIIVLRPKLNSRAHLMKRKITV, translated from the exons ATGTTGCTCCTATCAACACTGGACAGGTTTCTCCCCAACTATAAATGCGGCATCCAGCGTAACTTGATGGCAGTGATTGGAGGACTGGACACCCACATTTCCCTTCATATTGCAACGATCTTGGATATctataagattccacag ATCATCTATGGTCCTTCTCCAGTGATGACTAGTAAAACCCCAAAACTTCCATTCTACCAGATGGTTCCTAAGGAAAGCCTTCAGTATGAAGGGATTCTCTCTTTActcctgcatttccaatggacatggattggggtTCTTGTCAAGGATGAGGATGATGGAGAAAGATTTGTGCGAACTGTACTTCCAGAGTTTTCTGagaatggcatttgttttgcctTCATAGAAAGAAACCCCAAATTTACTTTTGTCAGTGAATATGTGGACATGATGAAGCAGGGGGCAAAAATACATGATAGAATCATGGACAGCACAGCCAATGTAGTAGTTGTCCACGGAGACTCTTTTTCCATGATATATATGAAGTGGATGCCATTTTTATCAGAACAAGAACACATGGCGAAGAAACGAAAAGGTAAAGTGTGGATACTGACTGCGCAGGTGGAGAACATTTCATATGTTTATCAAAGAGATTGGAATATGGACACATTCCATGGCACTATCTCCTTTATGCTGCACTCCAATGCTCTTCCGGGATTCAAGCCATTTGTTGAGAGCAGAAATCCTTTCAGTTCAACTGGAGATGGCTTTATCAAAGATTTCTGGCAGCAGGCCTTTGGTTGTGACATTCCAAATCCAATTCTGGGCAATGTGGAGGGAGATGTTTGTACAGGAGAGGAGAGACTGGAGAACCTTCCAGGGTCTCTTTTTGAAATGAGGATGACTGGCAACAGCTACAGtctctacaatgctgtctatgctgtggctcaTGCTTTACATGCTGTGACCTCAGCTCACTTTGAGCACAGACTAACAGTGGACAGAGGGGAGCCAGAGCTCCAGAATCAACAACTGTGGCAG CTCCATCACTCTCTGAGAAgggtctcatttaacaacagtgctggggacaagATCTGCCTTGACCAGAATGGAGTGTTAatagctggatttgatattatgaACTGGATTATTGTCTCTAATCACTCCTTTCATACAGTGAAAGTTGGGCGAATAgatccccaggctcctccagaTCAAGTATTCCTCATCAATGAGACTGCCATAACATGGCATAGCTTGTTTCATCAG GCACGGCCTTTATCTGTATGTACTGAGAGTTGTCATCCAGGTTCGAGCAAGAAAGTGAAGGAGGGAGAGCccttttgctgctatgactgcaccccatgtccagaagggaagatttcaaacAAAGAGG acatgaATGACTGTTACAACTGCACAAGTAAACAGTATCCAAACAAAAACCAGGATTTCTGTATTCCAAAGACTGTAACCTTCTTATCCTATGAAGAACCTTTAGGGCTCAGTTTAGCCTGTTCTGCTATTTTCCTTTCCTTCATCACTGCTCTAGTGTTAGTAACATTTCTCAAGCACCacaacacccccattgtcaaagccaacaacagaaGCCTCACCTATGCTCTCcttgtctctctcttcctctgcttcctctctgcatTGCTCTTCATTGGACATCCTCAGGCAGTGACGTGTCTCCTCCGGCAAACtgtttttggcatcatcttctcagtggctgtttcttttgtgctggcaaagaccatcactGTAGTTCTGGCATTCATGGCTACCAAACCAGGgtccaggatgaggaagtgggtggggacccGACTGACTAACTCCATTGTTCTTTTCTGCTCACTAGTCCAAGCAGGCATTTGCactgtgtggctggcaacctctccccccttcccagatgtGGACATGCACTCAGCGGTTGGAGAAATTATACTGGAATGTAATGAGGGATCCACTGTCATGTTTTACTGCATCCTGGGCTATATGGGCTTCTTGGCCATTGTCAGTTTCTCTATGGCTTTCCTTGCCAGGAAACTACCCgatagtttcaatgaagccaaattcatcaccttcagcatgttggtcttttgctgTGTTTGGCTCTCCTTTTTTCCAACCTACCTAAGCGCCAAAGGAAAATACATGgcagctgtggagatcttctctattttggcctccagtgctggcttgcTGGACTGCATCTTCTTCCCCAAGTGCTACATCATTGTGTTGAGACCCAAGCTGAATAGTAGGGCGCACctcatgaaaagaaaaattacaGTGTGA